In Zingiber officinale cultivar Zhangliang chromosome 3A, Zo_v1.1, whole genome shotgun sequence, the DNA window GGCGTGCCCGGTGTCGGAGCCAAAAATTCGAGACTACCGACATTTGCTGCCGTAGTGTCCGGAGCTCGATCTAACGCGTGGCGACGAAGTCACCGGCCACGATCGAGGAGATGCGTCCAAGTTCGACGACGGATACGGCGGAGTACTCCGGGACGAGCTCCGAGACCCACATTCCTCGGCCGCCGCAGCAGAAATCGTCCTCCAGGAGCTCGATGCACGCCCATAGCTCTCTTTCTCGATCAAGGACCCCCTCGGCGACAAAAATTCCTCCTCCGACGTCCCCGTCTCCTCCGCTTCTCCATCCCAGTGCTGAAAATGGCGGGGCGGCGGTGGAAGCGGTCGGAGCCCCGGCGAATACAGCTTTCCGCATCCGTCCAGCGTGTCCTCAGAACGACCGTCTTCGACGGGGGCAGCGGCGGTCCGGCCGTTAACAGAAGCGTTGTTACTAGCAGCAGCGGAGATAGAGGGAGACTCGCAGGCAGCTCGGAAGGAAGGATGCGGGTCGGATAAATATCGCAGCTGCCGGCGGCGATGCCCTAGAAAGGCAAACGTAGCAGTAGCGAGGAGTGCGAGGGCGAGTGGTTCAATCCTGATCCACTTTTGTTTACCAGGATCTGGCCTCGGAAGTTTTTGGGAAAATGGCTTTCCACGTGTTGTGCCTGCGGCCACTGGCCCATGCTGCCCTCTTTTCTTCAACGGCTAGTTGCGCTGGCTAACGCTCGTTGTTCTAACGTTCGAATTCCTCCGCCTTCATAAATACCCGCCGCCATCGATCCCCTCTCCTCCCATCTCAATCTCGATCTCGATCTCCTTCTCCGTCTTGATCTCGATTTCGATCTCCATTGTCCCAGAGAACCTCTTCAATGGCCGACATCACCCTCGGCGGCAGCGCCTCCCGCTACAGCCACACCCACAAGGCTTTCCTCTTCTGCAACTACACCCTCCTCGGCGCCGCCACCAGCTGTGTCTTCCTCACCCTCTCCCTCCGCCTCCTCCCCTCCCCCTGCGGACTCCTCCTCATCGCCCTCCACGCCCTCACCGCCGTCGCCGCCGCCTCCGCCTGCGCCACCACCCCGGCCTCCACTCCCCGTTGGCACGCCGCCCACCTTGTCTCCACCGTCCTCGCCGCCATCTTCCAAGGCGCCGTCTCCCTCCTCGCTTTCACCCGCACCTCCGACTTTCTCGCCGAGCTCAACTCCTACGTCCGCGAGGAGGACGGCGAGGTCATCCTCAAGATGGTCGGCGGCCTCGGCCTCGCCGTCTTCTGCCTCGAGTGGGTGGCGCTCGCGGTCGCCTTTGTGCTGCGCTACCGCGCCTACGTGGAGGgaggcgacgcacggagcagctcCAGGGTGGGCACCACCGAAGAGGAGCTCAAAGACTGGCCATGGCCGTTCCAAGTATAATTACTCGTATTGTGTTGTGGCACGAAGATTTAGTGGCAAATTTGCTGATTTGTTGTTGGACTATTCAATTGAATTTTAAAGTATTTGCTTATAATAAATTAAGTgaattattaacaaaaaaaataaataaattggaaaagggtttattttttacttgttaaaatttataaatgacctgaaatttaaaattatggcCATCTCCCTTTAATTCGTATGGAGGGTCAGGATTCATTAGATCCAGACCTTAGATCTTCATCTGACGGTTCAGATCACGAATCAGCTCCCACATCCAAACTAAATGGGCCGGGACTACTGGGCGGTGGCCCAAGCTTCGGCTTTCGATCGATTCGCCTCATCTTAATCTGACGATGCCTGCCATTGCGCGGGAAAGAGTGAAAAGTAGAGCAGGATGTCGACCTTCTCCTTCCCCGAACGGCCGGTGTCGGAGATCATCAATTGGCTCG includes these proteins:
- the LOC122050881 gene encoding formin-like protein 2: MEIEIEIKTEKEIEIEIEMGGEGIDGGGGQHGPVAAGTTRGKPFSQKLPRPDPGKQKWIRIEPLALALLATATFAFLGHRRRQLRYLSDPHPSFRAACESPSISAAASNNASVNGRTAAAPVEDGRSEDTLDGCGKLYSPGLRPLPPPPRHFQHWDGEAEETGTSEEEFLSPRGSLIEKESYGRASSSWRTISAAAAEECGSRSSSRSTPPYPSSNLDASPRSWPVTSSPRVRSSSGHYGSKCR
- the LOC122053312 gene encoding uncharacterized protein LOC122053312 is translated as MADITLGGSASRYSHTHKAFLFCNYTLLGAATSCVFLTLSLRLLPSPCGLLLIALHALTAVAAASACATTPASTPRWHAAHLVSTVLAAIFQGAVSLLAFTRTSDFLAELNSYVREEDGEVILKMVGGLGLAVFCLEWVALAVAFVLRYRAYVEGGDARSSSRVGTTEEELKDWPWPFQV